From Peromyscus maniculatus bairdii isolate BWxNUB_F1_BW_parent chromosome 8, HU_Pman_BW_mat_3.1, whole genome shotgun sequence, a single genomic window includes:
- the LOC102919272 gene encoding uncharacterized protein LOC102919272 isoform X2, with protein sequence MTNSCCSPCCQPTCCRTTCCRTTCWTPSCVSSCCQPCCQPSCCGSSCCQPCCQPTCCRTCFQPSCVSSCCRTPCCQPCCCVSSCCQPCCQPSCCKPSCCQPCCCKPCCQPCCCKPCCQPCCCISSCCQPCCKPCCCRPCLKPCCEPFCLNLCCQPACSGPVTCTRTCYQPTCVCVPGCLSQGCGSSCCEPCGC encoded by the exons atgaccaactccTGCTGCTCCCCTTGCTGCCAGCCCACCTGCTGCAGGACCACCTGCTGCAGGACCACCTGCTGGACACCCAGCTGTGTgagcagctgctgccagccctgctgccagcccagctgctgtggctccagctgctgccagccttgCTGCCAGCCCACCTGCTGTAGGACCTGCTTCCAGCCAAGCTGTGTGAGCAGCTGCTGCCGCAcaccctgctgccagccctgctgctgtgtgtccagctgctgccagccttgctgccagcccagctgctgcaagccct cctgctgtcAGCcctgctgctgcaagccctgctgtcAGCCCTgttgctgcaagccctgctgccagccctgctgctgtatctccagctgctgccagccatgCTGCAAGCCCTGTTGCTGCAGGCCCTGCCTCAAGCCCTGCTGTGAGCCCTTCTGCCTCAACCTGTGCtgccagccagcttgctctggaccTGTGACCTGCACCAGGACTTGCTACCAgcccacatgtgtctgtgtgcctggctGCCTGTCCCAGGGCTGTGGGTCCAGCTGCTGCGAGCCCTGTGGCTGTTGA
- the LOC102919272 gene encoding uncharacterized protein LOC102919272 isoform X4 translates to MTNSCCSPCCQPTCCRTTCCRTTCWTPSCVSSCCQPCCQPSCCGSSCCQPCCQPTCCRTCFQPSCVSSCCRTPCCQPCCCVSSCCQPCCQPSCCKPSCCQPCCCKPCCQPCCCISSCCQPCCKPCCCRPCLKPCCEPFCLNLCCQPACSGPVTCTRTCYQPTCVCVPGCLSQGCGSSCCEPCGC, encoded by the exons atgaccaactccTGCTGCTCCCCTTGCTGCCAGCCCACCTGCTGCAGGACCACCTGCTGCAGGACCACCTGCTGGACACCCAGCTGTGTgagcagctgctgccagccctgctgccagcccagctgctgtggctccagctgctgccagccttgCTGCCAGCCCACCTGCTGTAGGACCTGCTTCCAGCCAAGCTGTGTGAGCAGCTGCTGCCGCAcaccctgctgccagccctgctgctgtgtgtccagctgctgccagccttgctgccagcccagctgctgcaagccct cctgctgtcAGCCCTgttgctgcaagccctgctgccagccctgctgctgtatctccagctgctgccagccatgCTGCAAGCCCTGTTGCTGCAGGCCCTGCCTCAAGCCCTGCTGTGAGCCCTTCTGCCTCAACCTGTGCtgccagccagcttgctctggaccTGTGACCTGCACCAGGACTTGCTACCAgcccacatgtgtctgtgtgcctggctGCCTGTCCCAGGGCTGTGGGTCCAGCTGCTGCGAGCCCTGTGGCTGTTGA
- the LOC102919272 gene encoding uncharacterized protein LOC102919272 isoform X1 has translation MTNSCCSPCCQPTCCRTTCCRTTCWTPSCVSSCCQPCCQPSCCGSSCCQPCCQPTCCRTCFQPSCVSSCCRTPCCQPCCCVSSCCQPCCQPSCCKPCCQPCCCKPCCQPCCCKPCCKPCCQPCCCKPCCQPCCQPCCQPCCCKPCCQPCCCKPCCQPCCCKPCCCKPCCKPCCQPCCCKPCCQPCCQPCCCKPCCQPCCCKPCCCKPCCCKPCCQPCCCKPCCCKPCCQPCCCKPCCQPCCCKPCCQPCCQPCCQPCCCKPCCQPCCKPCCQPCCQPCCCQPCCQPCCCKPCCQPCCCKPCCQPCCCISSCCQPCCKPCCCRPCLKPCCEPFCLNLCCQPACSGPVTCTRTCYQPTCVCVPGCLSQGCGSSCCEPCGC, from the coding sequence atgaccaactccTGCTGCTCCCCTTGCTGCCAGCCCACCTGCTGCAGGACCACCTGCTGCAGGACCACCTGCTGGACACCCAGCTGTGTgagcagctgctgccagccctgctgccagcccagctgctgtggctccagctgctgccagccttgCTGCCAGCCCACCTGCTGTAGGACCTGCTTCCAGCCAAGCTGTGTGAGCAGCTGCTGCCGCAcaccctgctgccagccctgctgctgtgtgtccagctgctgccagccttgctgccagcccagctgctgcaagccctgctgccagccctgctgctgcaAGCCTTGCTGTCAACcctgctgctgcaagccctgctgcaagccctgctgtcAGCcctgctgctgcaagccctgctgccagccctgctgccagccctgctgtcAGCcctgctgctgcaagccctgctgccagccctgctgctgcaagccctgctgccagccctgctgctgcaagccctgctgctgcaagccctgctgcaagccctgctgtcAGCcctgctgctgcaagccctgctgccagccctgctgtcAGCcctgctgctgcaagccctgctgccagccctgctgctgcaagccctgctgctgcaagccctgctgctgcaagccctgctgccagccctgttgttgcaagccctgctgctgtaagccctgctgccagccctgctgctgcaagccctgctgccagccctgctgctgcaagccctgctgccagccctgctgtcagccctgctgccagccctgctgctgcaagccctgctgtcagccctgctgcaagccctgctgccagccctgctgtcagccctgctgctgccagccctgctgtcAGCcctgctgctgcaagccctgctgtcAGCCCTgttgctgcaagccctgctgccagccctgctgctgtatctccagctgctgccagccatgCTGCAAGCCCTGTTGCTGCAGGCCCTGCCTCAAGCCCTGCTGTGAGCCCTTCTGCCTCAACCTGTGCtgccagccagcttgctctggaccTGTGACCTGCACCAGGACTTGCTACCAgcccacatgtgtctgtgtgcctggctGCCTGTCCCAGGGCTGTGGGTCCAGCTGCTGCGAGCCCTGTGGCTGTTGA
- the LOC102919272 gene encoding uncharacterized protein LOC102919272 isoform X3, with translation MTNSCCSPCCQPTCCRTTCCRTTCWTPSCVSSCCQPCCQPSCCGSSCCQPCCQPTCCRTCFQPSCVSSCCRTPCCQPCCCVSSCCQPCCQPSCCKPCCQPSCCQPCCCKPCCQPCCCISSCCQPCCKPCCCRPCLKPCCEPFCLNLCCQPACSGPVTCTRTCYQPTCVCVPGCLSQGCGSSCCEPCGC, from the exons atgaccaactccTGCTGCTCCCCTTGCTGCCAGCCCACCTGCTGCAGGACCACCTGCTGCAGGACCACCTGCTGGACACCCAGCTGTGTgagcagctgctgccagccctgctgccagcccagctgctgtggctccagctgctgccagccttgCTGCCAGCCCACCTGCTGTAGGACCTGCTTCCAGCCAAGCTGTGTGAGCAGCTGCTGCCGCAcaccctgctgccagccctgctgctgtgtgtccagctgctgccagccttgctgccagcccagctgctgcaagccctgctgccagccct cctgctgtcAGCCCTgttgctgcaagccctgctgccagccctgctgctgtatctccagctgctgccagccatgCTGCAAGCCCTGTTGCTGCAGGCCCTGCCTCAAGCCCTGCTGTGAGCCCTTCTGCCTCAACCTGTGCtgccagccagcttgctctggaccTGTGACCTGCACCAGGACTTGCTACCAgcccacatgtgtctgtgtgcctggctGCCTGTCCCAGGGCTGTGGGTCCAGCTGCTGCGAGCCCTGTGGCTGTTGA